In the genome of Tripterygium wilfordii isolate XIE 37 chromosome 19, ASM1340144v1, whole genome shotgun sequence, one region contains:
- the LOC119985871 gene encoding signal recognition particle subunit SRP68-like, which translates to MGKDRDVSIMEIDGSNPNDSDQISSKFSINVLQLLKFAQMQHGLRHGDYVRYRRYCTARLRRLYKSLKFTHGRGKYTRRAITESTVTEVRFLHLVLYTAERAWSHAMEKRQLPDGPNARQRIYLIGRLRKAVKWATLFSQLCAVKGDSRTSLEAEAYASYMRGNLLFEQDQNWETALINFKSARAVYEELGKYGDLENQVLCHERVEELEPSIRYCLHKIGESKMQTSELLHIGEMEGPALDLFKAKLEAVMAEARSQQAASLTEFNWLGHRFPISNAKTRVSILKAQELEKDLYGSAADSLPAEKKLPIFDKIFTAYHDARSCIRNDLVSAGNAENMKDDLNGLDKAVSAVLGQRTIERNQLLVIIAKSKLIRRRDDKNEKLTKPEELVRLYDLLLQNTADLSDLVSSGRDRTPEEVVFAEECSLRSLAFRAERCFFLARSYSLAGKRTEAYALYCHARSLAEDALQKFQARNDGHQAMIKELKMLYDECRSNSCIEHALGIMEEIKAPENLTKKISTISLNGADKKVEKYLLEKLDIYESAIGESNTRGAARIEPFPPAFQTISRNPIVLDLAYNCIEFPSIESRMKKDKKGFISRFWAR; encoded by the exons ATGGGGAAAGATAGGGATGTATCGATCATGGAAATTGACGGCTCGAACCCTAACGATTCCGATCAGATTAGCTCTAAATTCTCAATCAACG TGTTGCAACTATTGAAGTTCGCTCAGATGCAGCATGGATTGCGGCATGGGGATTATGTCCGTTATCG GAGGTACTGTACTGCTCGGTTGCGGAGGTTGTATAAATCCTTGAAGTTTACTCATGGCCGTGGCAAATACACCCGAAGAGCAATTACTGAATCCACAGTCACTGAAGTTAG GTTTCTTCATTTGGTTCTTTATACGGCAGAGAGAGCTTGGAGCCATGCCATGGAGAAACGGCAGCTTCCAGATGGCCCAAATGCGAGACAACGCATCTATTTGATTGGTAGGTTGAGGAAGGCTGTAAAGTGGGCGACCCTATTTTCACAGCTATGTGCAGTCAAGGGGGACTCCAGAACATCTTTAGAAGCTGAG GCTTATGCATCCTATATGAGAGGGAACTTGCTGTTCGAACAAGATCAGAACTGGGAGACTGCATTGATAAATTTCAAAAGTGCCAG AGCTGTTTATGAGGAGCTTGGGAAATATGGGGATCTGGAGAATCAAGTTTTGTGCCATGAGCGTGTCGAGGAGCTAGAACCAAGTATTCGATACTGTTTACACAAAATCGGCGAGTCAAAAATGCAAACCTCTGAACTTCTACATATTGGAGAGATGGAAGGTCCTGCATTGGACCTTTTTAAAGCTAAATTGGAG GCTGTTATGGCTGAGGCAAGGTCTCAACAAGCTGCATCTCTTACAGAGTTTAATTGGCTTGGTCATAGATTTCCAATATCCAATGCCAAAACTCGGGTTTCCATTTTAAAAG CTCAGGAATTGGAGAAGGATTTGTATGGTTCTGCTGCGGATTCACTTCCAGCAGAAAAGAAGCTACCCATATTTGACAAAATTTTCACTGCTTATCATGATGCCAGGAGCTGCATCCGCAATGACTTG GTCAGTGCAGGTAATGCTGAAAATATGAAAGATGATTTAAATGGTCTTGATAAAGCTGTTAGTGCTGTACTGGGGCAACGGACCATTGAGCGCAACCAGCTGTTGGTTATCATTGCAAAAAGTAAACTTATAAGACGTAGAGATGATAAGAATGAGAAACTTACGAAGCCCGAAGAGCTTGTTCGCTTATATGATCTTCTGTTACAG AATACAGCCGATCTTTCTGATTTAGTTAGCTCTGGAAGAGATAGAACACCTGAAGAAGTGGTGTTTGCTGAAGAGTGTTCACTTCGAAGTTTGGCTTTCCGAGCAGAAAG GTGTTTCTTCTTAGCAAGGTCATATAGTTTAGCTGGAAAGAGGACAGAGGCGTATGCTCTATACTGCCATGCACGGTCTCTTGCTGAGGATGCCTTGCAAAAATTTCAAGCTCGTAATGACGGTCATCAA GCAATGATCAAAGAGTTGAAGATGTTATACGATGAGTGTAGATCTAACAGTTGCATAGAGCATGCTTTGGGAATTATGGAGGAGATAAAAGCTCCAGAAAATCTCACAAAAAAGATATCGACTATATCATTGAATGGTGCTGACAAAAAG GTGGAAAAATACCTTCTTGAAAAACTTGATATCTATGAGTCTGCAATTGGTGAATCGAACACCAGAGGGGCTGCACGCATTGAACCCTTTCCTCCTGCTTTCCAAACAATATCTCGTAATCCAATTGTTTTGGATCTTGCCTATAATTGCATCGAATTCCCATCGATTGAAAGCAGAAtgaagaaagacaaaaagggCTTCATTAGTAGGTTCTGGGCCCGGTGA
- the LOC119985269 gene encoding magnesium protoporphyrin IX methyltransferase, chloroplastic-like, with amino-acid sequence MAYMSSLSFSTSFQANNPIFSPPCPSISKPKTLTRTSTVAAIPPFSIAAATDIPAVDSTTIAVIGGGSVAALAAVLSFTDPERRRRLQAEEVGGGDKEVVREYFNNSGFQRWKKIYGETDEVNRVQRDIRLGHSKTVENVMKMLTEEGSLNGVTVCDAGCGTGCLAIPLAKEGAVVSASDISAAMVAEAEKQAKEQLQVDNDSSSAAIVMPKFEVSDLESLNGKYDTVVCLDVLIHYPQSKADGMIAHLASLADKRLILSFAPKTFYYDLLKRIGELFPGPSKATRAYLHAEADVERALQKVGWRIRKRGLTTTQFYFARLVEAVPV; translated from the exons ATGGCGTATATGTCGTCTCTATCCTTCTCTACATCCTTTCAAGCCAACAACCCGATATTCTCTCCACCCTGTCCGTCCATCTCCaagcctaaaaccctaaccagaACCTCAACCGTCGCCGCCATTCCCCCTTTTTCCATAGCCGCAGCTACTGACATCCCGGCCGTCGACAGCACTACCATCGCCGTCATTGGCGGAGGCTCTGTGGCCGCCCTTGCTGCCGTACTGTCTTTCACTGATCCCGAGCGGAGGCGGCGACTCCAGGCGGAGGAGGTCGGCGGTGGCGACAAGGAGGTCGTGAGGGAGTACTTCAACAACTCAGGATTCCAACGGTGGAAGAAGATATACGGGGAAACCGATGAGGTTAACAGAGTACAGCGTGACATTAGACTCGGGCACTCGAAGACCGTCGAGAATGTGATGAAGATGTTGACCGAAGAGGGGTCACTGAATGGGGTTACTGTTTGCGACGCTGGTTGTGGCACGGGCTGTCTAGCAATTCCGCTCGCGAAGGAGGGGGCAGTAGTGTCGGCGAGCGACATCTCGGCTGCCATGGTTGCTGAAGCTGAGAAGCAG GCAAAAGAGCAGCTTCAGGTGGATAATGATAGCTCCTCAGCTGCGATAGTGATGCCCAAATTTGAAGTGAGTGATCTGGAGAGCTTAAATGGAAAGTATGATACAGTGGTCTGTTTAGATGTTTTGATACATTACCCACAAAGTAAAGCTGATGGAATGATTGCCCATCTTGCTTCATTGGCTGATAAACGATTAATTTTGAGCTTTGCACCAAAGACATTTTACTATGATCTGTTAAAAAGGATTGGAGAGTTGTTCCCAGGCCCTTCAAAGGCAACGAGGGCATATCTTCATGCAGAGGCCGATGTGGAGCGAGCACTGCAGAAAGTTGGGTGGAGGATAAGAAAGAGAGGCCTAACTACTACGCAGTTTTACTTTGCAAGACTGGTTGAGGCTGTTCCGGTATAG
- the LOC119985004 gene encoding protein MHF1 homolog, whose protein sequence is MERGSDMEREEEDDSMREILRDRFRLSAISISEDEAKKNGMEISEPIVACISDLAFKYSEQLAKDLELFAQHGGRKTVNMEDVILTAHRNEHLTTVLRSFCNDLKAKEPQQERKRKKALKKEENADGVVHIPDA, encoded by the exons ATGGAGCGAGGAAGCGAtatggagagagaagaagaagatgactcGATGAGAGAAATTTTGCGGGATCGATTCAGGCTCTCCGCAATTTCCATCTCTGAAGATGAAG CGAAGAAAAACGGAATGGAAATATCTGAACCAATTGTGGCTTGCATTTCCGACTTGGCCTTTAAGTATTCAG AACAGTTGGCCAAGGACCTTGAACTTTTTGCACAGCATGGTGGTCGTAAGACTGTGAACATGGAAGATGTCATACTTACTG CTCATAGAAATGAACACCTAACTACTGTGTTGAGGTCCTTCTGTAACGATCTGAAAGCAAAAGAACCACAACAGGAGAGAAAGCGGAAGAAAGCAttgaaaaaggaagaaaatgctGATGGTGTGGTGCATATTCCAGATGCTTAA